A genomic window from Chlorobium phaeobacteroides DSM 266 includes:
- a CDS encoding SIR2 family NAD-dependent protein deacylase translates to MTRVIVDKIEAQSPEFAAAVKEIRAETEGSGLAFTIESLLSTIEAKRAVIGAGTLNGLDSIGFGDLANLVKTNVVTLVSVHDQLPPEERSTLAHAQLASWISKARRRFPSEIFTTNYDYLFEIALEDSGIPYFDGFSGSYEPFFCPEAVEDVESYPQLVKLWKMHGSLGWTYRERDQAVIRDRSATAESILIYPSHLKYSTTKKQPYVGLIDRLCAFLQQDDAVLFTCGYSFGDNHINERIVTSLRRGGNSHIIAMYFDELQNSTCALADETNKVRNLATRDTGGKMSVYGCRHAVIGGKFGEWQLKGEPNSAETIRVNQYFDEDAAMPAQESGEGKGDERWTGKGRFLLPDFQKLTEFLNDLSSSDGPVTTPLPS, encoded by the coding sequence CATTCACGATTGAATCACTCCTATCGACCATTGAAGCTAAACGTGCGGTTATCGGTGCAGGAACGCTGAATGGCCTTGATTCCATAGGCTTTGGTGATTTGGCCAATCTCGTCAAAACCAATGTTGTAACACTTGTTTCCGTTCACGACCAGTTGCCACCAGAAGAGCGCTCAACACTGGCCCATGCGCAACTTGCAAGCTGGATTTCAAAGGCGAGGCGTCGCTTCCCTTCCGAGATTTTCACAACGAACTACGATTACCTTTTTGAAATCGCTCTCGAAGACTCAGGCATTCCCTATTTCGACGGCTTTTCTGGAAGTTATGAGCCATTTTTTTGCCCTGAAGCAGTAGAAGATGTTGAGTCATACCCTCAACTGGTAAAGCTTTGGAAAATGCACGGTTCACTGGGATGGACCTATCGCGAGAGAGACCAAGCCGTTATTCGCGATAGAAGTGCAACCGCAGAATCAATTTTGATTTACCCATCACACCTGAAATATAGCACCACCAAAAAGCAACCTTACGTGGGCCTCATCGACCGGTTGTGTGCCTTCCTTCAGCAAGATGACGCTGTTCTCTTCACCTGCGGCTACTCATTCGGTGACAATCACATCAATGAGCGAATTGTAACATCGCTCCGAAGAGGTGGGAACTCACATATTATCGCGATGTATTTCGACGAATTACAGAACAGCACCTGCGCACTTGCCGATGAAACGAACAAGGTTCGCAATCTTGCCACCCGCGACACCGGCGGAAAGATGTCGGTGTACGGATGTCGTCATGCGGTGATTGGTGGAAAATTCGGAGAGTGGCAACTGAAGGGGGAACCAAATTCTGCCGAGACCATTCGAGTGAACCAATATTTTGATGAGGATGCTGCCATGCCTGCCCAGGAGTCAGGAGAAGGCAAAGGAGATGAACGTTGGACTGGAAAGGGTCGCTTTCTTCTTCCTGACTTTCAGAAGCTCACTGAATTTCTGAACGACTTGTCATCTTCTGATGGCCCCGTCACCACACCGTTACCATCATGA
- a CDS encoding ATP-binding protein — protein MKHNPTHIGQVESVSGNSVTIKMVSNYPSNMPIVDGTVYRIGQIGSFLKIPLGYANLYGLITQAGVLAMPDSLLAAYKENPSITDGHRWLRMILVGEQIGSFFERGVLQSPTSGDQVHLVTNEDLRIVYGGYNEQSSIVIGNQSASEGLAAQLDMDKLISRHCAILGATGSGKSNAVSIVVKAIADKNFPSARVLMIDPHGEYAGSLAGRCQVFRVGANSATDEQELCVAFWALPFKELMAIFPGKLSDQNEDYIRGKVLELKRFSAVAIGGLREEAITADSPIPFSIHKLWFELDDYERMTFKSDRTTPETLLAKGDPSTLTSNHYPTAGLGSSAPFLNNKAKGMLGFLEGMRSRLLDQSYNFLFRPVGYSPALNGSTDNDLPNLFSTWFGHVFPVSILDLSAIPSNIMQTISGCILKIIYDALYWGQNTLVGGKKQPLLIVLDEAHAYLKAGEESISSRTVQAIAKEGRKYGVGLLLVTQRPSELDETVLSQCGTMIALRMTNTRDKGHVSSAMQDELREMTEVLSSLRTGEAILSGEAVRIPSRIKFYQADNAVKSSDPIASKLWANASPNVAEYETSVRNWRNQSFTQGGNNANP, from the coding sequence ATGAAGCACAATCCAACCCATATTGGCCAAGTTGAAAGCGTCAGTGGAAACTCGGTAACCATCAAAATGGTGAGTAATTATCCATCGAACATGCCGATTGTCGATGGAACCGTGTATAGAATCGGGCAGATTGGATCGTTTCTGAAAATCCCGCTTGGGTATGCCAACCTGTATGGATTGATTACACAAGCCGGAGTTCTGGCAATGCCCGACTCTCTGCTGGCGGCATACAAGGAGAACCCTTCAATTACCGATGGTCACCGCTGGTTGCGCATGATATTGGTCGGCGAGCAGATCGGTTCATTTTTCGAGAGAGGTGTGCTCCAATCACCCACCTCGGGAGATCAGGTACATCTCGTGACCAATGAAGACCTCCGCATCGTCTACGGAGGATACAACGAACAATCGTCGATTGTCATCGGCAATCAAAGCGCATCGGAAGGGCTTGCCGCGCAACTCGACATGGATAAACTCATCTCCAGGCATTGCGCTATTCTTGGCGCCACCGGCAGTGGTAAATCGAACGCAGTCAGCATTGTCGTCAAAGCAATTGCCGACAAAAATTTTCCCAGTGCACGGGTGCTCATGATCGACCCGCACGGAGAATATGCTGGTTCATTGGCCGGGAGATGTCAAGTATTCAGAGTTGGGGCAAACAGTGCAACTGATGAACAGGAACTGTGCGTTGCCTTCTGGGCATTACCGTTCAAAGAGTTGATGGCAATATTTCCGGGCAAGCTCTCCGACCAGAATGAAGACTATATCCGGGGCAAAGTACTGGAACTGAAGCGCTTTTCAGCGGTGGCTATCGGCGGGCTTCGCGAAGAAGCCATCACGGCAGACAGCCCAATCCCGTTTTCGATTCATAAACTGTGGTTTGAGCTTGATGATTATGAGCGTATGACGTTCAAATCTGACCGAACAACACCTGAAACCCTTCTTGCCAAGGGTGATCCATCGACCCTTACCTCTAACCACTACCCAACGGCTGGCTTGGGAAGCAGCGCCCCATTTTTGAACAATAAAGCAAAGGGAATGCTCGGATTTCTTGAAGGGATGCGCTCCAGACTGCTCGATCAAAGCTATAATTTCTTGTTCAGGCCTGTCGGGTATTCTCCCGCATTGAATGGCTCCACAGATAACGACCTGCCGAACCTTTTCTCAACCTGGTTTGGACATGTCTTTCCTGTCTCAATTTTAGACCTGTCAGCAATTCCGTCAAACATCATGCAAACCATTTCAGGTTGCATTCTCAAAATCATATACGACGCGCTCTACTGGGGGCAAAACACACTTGTTGGCGGAAAAAAGCAGCCCTTGCTTATTGTTCTTGATGAAGCTCATGCTTACCTTAAAGCAGGCGAAGAGTCTATTTCGTCACGAACCGTTCAGGCAATTGCAAAAGAGGGAAGAAAATATGGCGTGGGATTACTGCTTGTGACCCAACGGCCATCAGAATTGGATGAAACCGTCTTGAGCCAATGCGGCACCATGATCGCCCTCAGAATGACAAACACCCGTGATAAAGGGCATGTTTCATCAGCGATGCAGGATGAGTTACGAGAAATGACTGAGGTACTGTCGAGCCTTCGAACCGGTGAAGCCATTCTCAGCGGAGAGGCTGTTCGGATTCCGTCGCGGATCAAGTTTTATCAGGCAGACAATGCAGTAAAGAGTTCTGATCCAATTGCCTCAAAACTTTGGGCCAACGCCAGCCCGAATGTTGCAGAGTACGAAACGAGTGTACGCAACTGGAGAAACCAATCATTTACCCAAGGAGGCAACAATGCCAATCCCTGA
- a CDS encoding KTSC domain-containing protein, with protein MPIPETMEPVASTNITAVGYDAENLTVYIQFLDGSAYAYKGVQEREFENLKTAPSVGSYFNRNYKNVYPYERA; from the coding sequence ATGCCAATCCCTGAAACCATGGAACCGGTGGCATCAACGAACATCACTGCCGTCGGTTACGATGCCGAAAATCTGACGGTGTATATTCAATTTCTTGACGGTTCAGCATACGCCTACAAAGGTGTTCAGGAGCGCGAATTCGAGAATTTGAAAACCGCCCCGTCAGTGGGCTCCTACTTTAACAGGAACTACAAAAACGTTTATCCTTACGAGCGGGCTTAG
- a CDS encoding ankyrin repeat domain-containing protein yields MKKIIKMFFGNSNKKESHFINNNINQDDEIRVADAIDSSDADFIKKVLNCDNVNYQFKSMGTPLLYAANYGNFEMVKLLISKGANPNIKFKEMTPLSRAVEKGFKNIVKFLLANGADPNIREYRGHLPLHAVIAARDHLYTVADKIELISDFCLAKADMNAKDMGGAAIHYAYSYDFNITLRLIECGANINIQADEYRDSPFPAGFTILHLYVSFRKYVNALELIKLGANIFIKDNGNQSPYGIICSIVDDSEDFNKLKLLVQEIQGADQDKEIHVMTCNMYSGWYNYYNSLLRKSGVIVTELSFIFTDLLLENTGTGSVDFNDISDERLLHWRHILSEKSGNMKIMLFVGDLFFHREKSSKSDINNYRHCELFINFLISEINRDRVLLLVQPESIKHISSPPASKLNFHFLDADNPDKTWQKILQFVNIDYTDNTLHELSIKEKKYDIFLSYVSQDAFLVRFIAEQLMAKGLSVWFAEYSVESFELNFQEIINQGIAQSKKIICFSNKSYNQSEYCQIEAYISRNIISPENILEIELVEKDSSVAIDSIIGSKHKRFSTSSSDVRYILGMIADFIEEIRHELIPFYEVKMSTFIFTYKDLKFVLKIPNNWIVKENNIYKKTDIGIDNTVCDFGDGDLCCRLTVGESAHPAKVHQISDERAFFRRVNAVFLEYRASKTDQGYLDILATHLVFTNDDITFEKKAHPAFTYLYRSKKNVKYQSFSNLFNQPIILRNTYDRLYSITLETKKYGYLEFCFYFEVIHDDLTRFLEKAYLMDKIVSSLIIVN; encoded by the coding sequence ATGAAAAAAATAATAAAGATGTTTTTTGGGAACAGTAATAAAAAAGAATCGCATTTTATAAATAATAATATTAATCAAGATGATGAAATTCGTGTTGCCGATGCAATTGACTCATCAGATGCTGATTTTATAAAAAAAGTTCTTAATTGTGATAATGTGAATTATCAATTTAAATCGATGGGTACCCCATTGCTTTATGCTGCTAATTACGGCAATTTCGAAATGGTTAAATTGTTGATTAGTAAAGGCGCAAATCCTAATATCAAATTCAAGGAAATGACCCCTTTAAGTAGAGCCGTAGAAAAAGGGTTTAAAAATATTGTAAAATTTCTTCTTGCAAATGGCGCTGATCCGAATATACGAGAATATAGAGGTCACCTTCCGCTTCATGCAGTGATTGCTGCAAGAGATCATTTGTATACAGTGGCAGATAAAATAGAACTTATATCAGATTTTTGTTTAGCTAAAGCAGATATGAATGCAAAAGATATGGGGGGGGCAGCAATTCATTATGCGTATAGTTACGATTTCAATATTACGCTGAGGTTAATAGAATGTGGGGCGAATATAAATATACAGGCGGATGAATATAGAGACAGCCCATTCCCTGCTGGATTTACTATACTGCATCTTTATGTGAGTTTTAGGAAGTATGTTAACGCGTTAGAATTAATTAAATTAGGTGCTAATATATTTATTAAGGATAATGGTAATCAATCGCCTTATGGTATTATTTGTTCAATTGTCGATGATTCTGAAGATTTTAACAAGTTAAAGCTTTTGGTTCAAGAAATACAAGGTGCTGATCAAGATAAAGAGATTCATGTTATGACGTGTAACATGTATTCTGGTTGGTATAATTATTATAATTCATTATTAAGAAAGTCTGGTGTTATAGTTACTGAATTATCATTTATTTTTACAGATCTTTTGTTGGAAAATACTGGTACTGGTAGTGTTGATTTTAATGATATTTCTGATGAAAGGCTTCTTCATTGGCGCCACATATTATCTGAAAAAAGCGGAAATATGAAAATAATGTTGTTTGTTGGAGATTTGTTTTTTCATAGAGAAAAATCATCTAAATCTGATATTAATAATTATAGACATTGTGAATTATTTATAAATTTTTTAATATCAGAAATTAATCGTGATCGCGTTTTGCTTTTAGTTCAACCTGAATCTATAAAACATATTTCATCTCCACCGGCTTCAAAGTTAAACTTTCATTTTTTAGATGCCGATAATCCAGATAAAACTTGGCAAAAAATATTGCAATTTGTCAATATAGATTATACAGATAATACTTTGCATGAATTGTCGATTAAAGAGAAGAAGTATGATATTTTTTTAAGTTATGTAAGTCAAGATGCTTTTTTGGTAAGGTTTATTGCTGAGCAACTAATGGCAAAAGGGCTAAGTGTATGGTTTGCTGAATATTCGGTTGAGTCATTTGAATTAAATTTCCAGGAAATAATTAATCAAGGTATTGCTCAGTCAAAAAAGATAATATGCTTTTCAAATAAAAGCTATAATCAATCTGAATATTGTCAAATTGAAGCTTATATTAGCAGGAATATTATTTCCCCTGAAAATATACTTGAGATTGAGTTGGTTGAAAAAGATAGTTCTGTTGCTATCGATAGCATTATTGGATCTAAGCATAAACGATTCTCTACCTCTTCAAGTGATGTTCGTTATATATTGGGTATGATTGCTGATTTTATAGAAGAAATTCGTCATGAATTAATACCTTTTTACGAAGTAAAAATGAGTACTTTTATTTTCACATACAAAGATTTAAAATTTGTTTTAAAAATACCAAATAATTGGATTGTTAAAGAAAATAATATTTATAAAAAAACAGATATTGGTATTGATAACACTGTGTGTGACTTTGGAGATGGCGATTTGTGCTGCCGTTTAACTGTTGGAGAAAGTGCACATCCAGCTAAAGTTCATCAAATTTCTGATGAACGCGCATTTTTTCGTAGAGTAAACGCTGTATTCCTTGAATATAGAGCATCTAAGACTGATCAAGGGTATCTGGATATATTGGCAACACATCTTGTTTTTACTAATGATGATATAACTTTTGAAAAAAAAGCACATCCTGCCTTTACGTATTTATATAGGTCTAAAAAAAATGTAAAATATCAATCGTTTTCTAATTTATTCAATCAGCCAATTATTTTAAGAAATACTTATGACAGGTTATATAGTATTACTCTTGAAACAAAAAAATATGGATATCTTGAGTTTTGCTTTTATTTCGAAGTTATTCATGATGATCTTACTCGTTTTCTTGAAAAAGCATATTTAATGGATAAAATCGTTAGTAGTCTCATAATTGTTAATTGA
- a CDS encoding SUMF1/EgtB/PvdO family nonheme iron enzyme has product MQVDNKKTQSSISEFPEDAFLIFIGHSDDATAEAHAIYELQGRLEKDFRTFLKTNHESPFKSLMLWEWQIDASSKPGGQNVVVTPVLHRAQIIIFVFKERVGTVTSEEIENARELSKYTRINILAFFPAYHPESSKINNTIGARDWANLKGLYDKLTEDWSAEDSTSVTPCLPLYADIDDLKNIALEKLRDAMRDIIADIKCIKVPKHSTTYSSKRIIGYIKDISFDRRPVLIHMVEELDKVLIEKFLSTEDSLKELPQAKHSSSIEERLAILGCVMGSRPTLGAFLCFAPSRLIIDKFSSCSLQVVRFKGVSRTSSGVEKFSMHDNLLNLFDQGINWLTSEAHLGRQGRVGSTDRDDLEIPKIALREALANALVHRDYEDALNRDQPTRVEVFDNRIEITSFGTLPGSVNIDQLNQYSDTLRPVRRNPIIADIFQHITHVELNASGISRMRYAMQQALLPPPKIHIQNGAVVVCFTRPIFIDSNTRQPIELRKRALIGGSLSGLDAYRTAAFAVCLRSGYFPVMMEHHPNTENDEDDAIRLSNTMVDYADIYIGILTNQYGYVPDTHDKSITEIEYYRVKARKEMPRLMFSLKQKTIENDTYENESSSQKQLNFIETVTRESLVHDVCSVDELQDKLKGLIKVANNSPFEAKEYELRYQRALKTELGIISLLGTHALENIQVTLTDTFVSLRISDTWRTDMRWNPKAPYESLQEERIRNPEEVMSLVFETCRILLVIGDPGSGKTTLLKHYALSCLENEHYTTLGFKERVLVFYLPLRELVKSGVGYDTLPANLFAWSEKHSLGIAETVFFDWLHNRQTLLLFDGLDEISEPEQRIKACDWIDRVVTGFEKANVVVTSRYTGYRKGDGIELRSHHVRADIMDFSSEQQKEFLEKWFSSVLCSELRPGFKSLQEWTVEQKQKAAEKAATIIAFLEREENRSLRLLAAVPMLLQIMAILWKERHYLPKTRSELFNAAVNYLLDYRDRQKEISPLLSAEDARRVLMPVSLWMQEELQKDEADKALMQNEMQKHLKTLNKPPSVEMFCANLIDRAGLLVAYGDKEYRFRHKLFREYMAGIQLEKKMHSSPGYLNTLVNNFGKDWWEEPLRFYISEVDADAFDAFMGKLFDSEVSAMFNQKQQDLLITFIEEARQTKTDALQKKLLDSATTTNRQRYIMQCLKAIGTADALDAVRKFLDAPFEKKAEVLDFSFEIAGDTEQLSLGSKRDRYGSKDTIISDKLGAHYILIKGGSFTFSLTKRQESVPDFYVAKYTVTNQHYRRFINYLDSKEAGYASILPVETYIKSLFDLAESINGFSDFIKGEKSLATRFRSFWDDDKKLNKDYQPVIEPSWYAARAYCLWLSLLESDRRDTDLYCLPTEKEWEYAAGGKESRTYPWGNKKPSETLANYNNNEGSTTPSGRYPEGATLEGLHDMAGNVWEWTADLYNQDENWRSLRGGDYSTEAGALSCYARKDRDPSIKSYSIVGFRVIRSCKF; this is encoded by the coding sequence ATGCAAGTAGATAATAAAAAGACGCAATCGTCAATTTCGGAGTTTCCTGAAGATGCTTTTTTGATTTTTATTGGACATAGCGATGATGCGACTGCAGAAGCGCATGCCATTTATGAATTACAAGGGAGGCTCGAAAAAGACTTTCGCACTTTTCTTAAAACAAATCACGAATCTCCTTTTAAAAGCCTTATGCTTTGGGAATGGCAAATTGATGCTTCTTCAAAACCAGGAGGCCAAAACGTTGTTGTTACACCCGTTCTTCATCGTGCACAAATAATTATTTTTGTTTTTAAGGAACGAGTTGGAACTGTTACATCAGAGGAAATTGAAAATGCTCGAGAACTTAGTAAATATACCAGAATAAATATACTTGCGTTTTTTCCGGCATATCACCCTGAGAGTAGCAAAATCAATAATACAATAGGTGCTCGGGATTGGGCAAATTTAAAGGGACTTTATGATAAATTAACAGAGGATTGGTCAGCGGAAGACTCCACTTCCGTTACGCCATGCTTACCACTATACGCTGATATAGATGATCTTAAAAATATTGCTCTTGAAAAGCTCCGGGATGCAATGCGAGACATTATTGCAGATATTAAGTGTATAAAAGTACCAAAGCACTCCACAACATATTCGTCAAAACGTATAATTGGATATATAAAAGATATTAGTTTTGATCGACGTCCTGTACTGATTCATATGGTTGAGGAGTTAGATAAAGTGTTGATAGAAAAGTTTCTATCAACCGAAGATTCTCTCAAAGAGTTGCCACAAGCCAAGCATTCCTCATCTATTGAAGAACGCTTAGCTATTCTCGGTTGTGTGATGGGTAGTCGTCCGACATTGGGCGCATTTCTTTGCTTCGCACCATCCCGGCTTATTATAGATAAATTTAGTTCATGCAGTTTACAGGTAGTTCGCTTTAAAGGTGTGAGCCGGACGTCGTCAGGAGTTGAAAAATTTTCAATGCATGACAACTTGCTTAACTTGTTTGATCAAGGAATAAATTGGTTGACTTCTGAAGCCCACCTTGGTCGTCAAGGTCGGGTTGGTTCAACTGACCGTGATGATCTGGAAATTCCAAAGATTGCTCTACGTGAAGCGTTAGCCAATGCACTGGTGCATAGAGACTATGAGGATGCGCTGAACAGAGATCAACCTACTCGTGTCGAAGTTTTTGATAATCGGATTGAAATAACAAGCTTTGGGACATTGCCCGGGTCAGTAAATATTGATCAGTTAAACCAATATTCCGATACTCTAAGGCCGGTTCGAAGAAATCCAATTATTGCTGATATCTTTCAGCATATTACTCATGTTGAACTTAATGCTTCAGGAATCTCCCGTATGCGGTATGCTATGCAACAAGCGCTTTTACCGCCGCCAAAAATACATATTCAGAATGGAGCCGTAGTCGTATGCTTTACGAGACCAATTTTCATTGACTCCAATACTCGTCAACCTATCGAGTTAAGAAAACGAGCGCTTATTGGGGGATCATTATCTGGATTGGATGCTTATAGAACCGCCGCATTTGCAGTTTGCCTTAGGTCAGGATATTTTCCTGTTATGATGGAGCATCATCCTAATACAGAGAATGATGAGGATGATGCCATTCGGCTATCTAATACAATGGTAGATTATGCCGATATCTACATCGGAATACTTACCAACCAATATGGATATGTTCCTGATACACATGATAAATCAATAACCGAAATTGAATATTATCGAGTAAAAGCGAGAAAGGAGATGCCACGGCTTATGTTTTCTTTGAAACAAAAAACCATTGAAAATGATACGTATGAGAATGAATCAAGCAGTCAGAAGCAATTAAATTTTATCGAAACAGTTACCCGTGAATCACTTGTTCATGATGTATGTTCAGTCGATGAGCTTCAAGATAAATTAAAAGGGCTTATAAAAGTAGCAAATAATTCTCCATTCGAAGCAAAAGAATATGAACTTCGCTATCAAAGAGCGCTTAAAACCGAACTTGGTATTATCAGCTTGCTGGGTACTCATGCGCTTGAGAACATTCAGGTAACGCTGACTGATACTTTTGTCTCTCTGCGTATTTCTGATACCTGGCGTACCGATATGCGATGGAACCCGAAAGCTCCTTACGAATCGCTACAAGAAGAACGCATTCGTAACCCTGAAGAGGTAATGAGCCTTGTCTTTGAAACCTGTCGTATCCTACTGGTTATTGGTGATCCCGGTTCCGGTAAAACAACTCTGCTCAAACATTACGCACTTTCGTGCCTTGAAAATGAGCACTACACCACACTTGGATTCAAGGAACGCGTTCTGGTTTTTTATCTTCCTTTGCGAGAGCTTGTTAAGAGTGGTGTAGGTTATGACACGCTTCCAGCAAATCTTTTCGCATGGAGCGAAAAGCATTCACTTGGTATCGCGGAAACGGTTTTCTTTGATTGGCTGCATAACCGGCAAACCCTTCTTCTGTTTGATGGCCTTGATGAAATCAGCGAGCCTGAACAGAGGATTAAGGCATGTGACTGGATTGACCGTGTCGTAACTGGTTTTGAAAAAGCAAACGTTGTGGTCACCTCCCGTTATACTGGCTACCGGAAGGGTGACGGGATTGAACTTCGTTCCCATCATGTGCGGGCCGACATCATGGACTTTTCATCGGAGCAGCAAAAAGAGTTTCTGGAGAAGTGGTTTAGCTCGGTTTTGTGTAGTGAGTTGCGTCCCGGGTTCAAAAGTTTACAAGAGTGGACAGTGGAACAGAAGCAAAAAGCAGCGGAGAAAGCTGCGACAATTATTGCTTTTTTGGAGAGGGAAGAGAACAGGAGTTTGCGATTATTGGCAGCGGTTCCAATGCTATTACAGATTATGGCGATTCTCTGGAAAGAGCGACACTATCTACCGAAAACCCGATCAGAGTTGTTTAATGCAGCAGTGAACTATCTTCTTGATTATCGCGACAGACAAAAAGAGATCTCTCCTTTGCTGAGTGCTGAAGATGCCCGGCGAGTACTGATGCCGGTGTCACTCTGGATGCAGGAGGAGCTCCAAAAGGACGAAGCGGATAAAGCGCTGATGCAAAATGAGATGCAGAAACACCTTAAAACGCTTAACAAGCCACCTTCAGTCGAGATGTTTTGTGCAAACCTGATTGATCGTGCGGGGTTGCTGGTAGCTTATGGAGATAAAGAGTATCGTTTTCGACACAAATTATTTCGGGAGTACATGGCGGGAATACAGCTTGAGAAAAAAATGCACAGCTCCCCAGGTTATCTCAATACGTTAGTGAACAATTTTGGGAAAGACTGGTGGGAGGAACCGCTCCGTTTTTATATCTCAGAGGTTGATGCTGATGCTTTTGATGCTTTTATGGGCAAGCTGTTTGACTCAGAGGTTAGCGCCATGTTTAATCAAAAGCAGCAGGATTTATTGATTACTTTCATTGAAGAGGCCCGGCAAACAAAAACTGATGCTTTGCAGAAGAAGTTGCTTGATTCGGCTACCACAACAAACCGGCAGCGATATATAATGCAATGTCTAAAAGCCATCGGCACTGCGGATGCCCTTGATGCTGTGCGGAAGTTTCTTGATGCTCCGTTTGAGAAAAAAGCAGAAGTGCTGGATTTTTCCTTTGAAATTGCAGGCGATACAGAGCAGTTAAGTTTGGGTAGCAAACGTGATCGCTATGGGTCAAAAGACACGATTATATCCGATAAGCTTGGTGCTCACTATATTCTGATCAAGGGTGGGAGCTTCACCTTCTCTCTGACAAAGAGGCAGGAGAGCGTACCAGACTTCTACGTTGCAAAATATACGGTGACCAACCAGCACTACCGCAGGTTTATCAACTATCTGGATTCAAAAGAGGCTGGTTATGCCTCTATACTGCCTGTTGAAACCTACATAAAAAGTCTCTTTGATCTGGCAGAGAGCATCAATGGCTTCAGCGACTTTATAAAGGGGGAAAAATCGCTGGCAACACGATTTCGTAGCTTTTGGGATGATGATAAAAAGTTAAACAAGGATTATCAGCCAGTGATAGAGCCAAGCTGGTATGCAGCTCGAGCATATTGCCTGTGGCTCTCATTGCTGGAAAGTGATAGGAGAGATACCGATTTGTATTGTTTGCCAACTGAAAAAGAATGGGAATATGCAGCAGGCGGAAAAGAGAGCAGAACGTACCCGTGGGGCAATAAAAAGCCCTCGGAAACACTTGCCAATTATAACAATAATGAAGGCTCTACAACACCGTCAGGCCGTTACCCTGAGGGAGCAACACTTGAAGGATTGCATGATATGGCGGGCAATGTGTGGGAGTGGACAGCAGATTTGTATAACCAAGATGAAAACTGGCGTTCATTACGAGGTGGCGATTATAGTACAGAAGCTGGCGCACTAAGTTGCTATGCACGGAAAGATCGCGATCCAAGCATTAAAAGCTATAGTATTGTTGGCTTTCGTGTTATTCGATCGTGTAAATTCTAA